The following are encoded together in the Tepidiforma bonchosmolovskayae genome:
- a CDS encoding 3'(2'),5'-bisphosphate nucleotidase CysQ gives MFERELKAAREAALEAGAVIERLRRSGVRYGRKAGRELVSEADLEAAALLERRLLGAFPGDGWLSEEHRDSPARLRAARTWVVDPIDGTREFLQGIPEYAVSIALVVGGEPVLGVVHNPATGELFAAACCGAEERPPTEPTGQPFEALVGRGEHAWDDLPPLPEGTIVRPVGSVAYRLALLARGEGNATLTGFGRAEWDVAAGVALCRAAGLRVTGVLGDPLTFNQPRPIVRGLLAAEPGLHARLTRFFAQFVRE, from the coding sequence GTGTTCGAGCGCGAGCTGAAGGCGGCCCGGGAGGCAGCGCTGGAGGCAGGGGCAGTCATCGAACGGCTGCGCCGGTCGGGAGTCCGGTACGGCCGGAAGGCGGGCCGCGAACTCGTTTCCGAGGCGGACCTCGAGGCGGCGGCGCTGCTCGAGCGGCGGCTGCTCGGCGCATTCCCGGGCGACGGGTGGCTGAGCGAGGAGCACCGGGACTCGCCGGCGCGGCTCAGGGCCGCGCGGACGTGGGTCGTGGACCCGATCGACGGCACGCGAGAGTTCCTGCAGGGCATCCCGGAATACGCGGTTTCCATCGCGCTGGTCGTCGGCGGCGAGCCGGTCCTGGGCGTGGTGCACAACCCGGCCACCGGCGAGCTGTTCGCGGCTGCGTGCTGCGGAGCGGAAGAGCGCCCGCCGACGGAGCCGACCGGCCAGCCGTTCGAGGCACTTGTGGGGCGGGGCGAGCACGCGTGGGACGACCTGCCGCCGCTGCCCGAGGGCACAATCGTGCGTCCGGTGGGGAGTGTGGCCTACCGGCTCGCGCTCCTCGCCCGGGGCGAAGGCAACGCGACGCTGACGGGCTTCGGGCGGGCCGAATGGGATGTCGCAGCCGGGGTCGCACTCTGCCGGGCTGCGGGCCTGCGGGTCACGGGGGTCCTCGGCGACCCGCTGACGTTCAATCAGCCGCGGCCGATTGTGCGCGGGCTCCTGGCTGCTGAGCCGGGGCTCCACGCGCGGCTGACCCGGTTCTTCGCGCAGTTCGTGCGCGAGTAA
- a CDS encoding LLM class flavin-dependent oxidoreductase: MQKPAVALAAAVGRRKWTVETAKQLEAAGFAGIYCASFGDGMGLCLSIAHATSTIKFGTSIIPIYYRVPFDLAQSAAYIHEISDGRFYLGIGVSHEPANQRIGAKTGKPLSDMRRYVEAMRAAAPQVGPLPPIVLATLRKKMVELAVEIAEGAVWANAARSHMPDSLSHIPQEKREGDFFIGDMIPMCIDDEDPAAAANVMKRVLTGYVMLPNYRNYWKEAGYVEEMEAIEAALARGDREALPGLMSDRWLADCTLFGTRKQVFEGLEQWYAVGVKTPIVVPSSTKGGQVKAFEELFAAFA; encoded by the coding sequence ATGCAGAAGCCAGCGGTGGCGCTTGCCGCGGCGGTCGGCCGCCGCAAATGGACCGTCGAGACCGCAAAGCAGCTCGAGGCTGCCGGGTTCGCAGGGATTTACTGCGCCAGTTTCGGAGACGGGATGGGGCTGTGCCTCTCCATCGCCCACGCAACGTCGACGATCAAATTCGGAACGTCGATCATCCCGATCTACTACCGCGTGCCGTTCGACCTTGCGCAATCGGCGGCGTACATCCACGAGATCAGCGACGGGCGGTTCTACCTCGGCATCGGCGTGAGCCACGAGCCGGCCAACCAGCGGATCGGCGCGAAGACCGGGAAGCCGCTGAGCGACATGCGGAGGTACGTGGAGGCGATGCGGGCCGCTGCGCCGCAGGTGGGGCCGCTCCCGCCGATTGTGCTGGCGACGCTGCGGAAGAAGATGGTTGAGCTGGCGGTGGAGATCGCGGAGGGCGCGGTGTGGGCGAACGCGGCCCGCTCGCATATGCCGGACTCGCTCTCGCACATTCCGCAGGAGAAACGGGAGGGCGACTTCTTCATCGGCGACATGATCCCGATGTGCATCGACGACGAGGACCCGGCAGCGGCCGCGAACGTGATGAAGCGGGTGCTCACGGGCTACGTGATGCTGCCGAACTACCGGAACTACTGGAAGGAAGCGGGCTACGTTGAGGAGATGGAGGCGATTGAGGCAGCGCTTGCGCGCGGCGACCGGGAGGCCCTGCCCGGCCTGATGAGCGACCGCTGGCTTGCAGACTGCACGCTCTTCGGCACACGGAAGCAGGTGTTCGAGGGGCTGGAGCAGTGGTATGCGGTGGGCGTGAAGACGCCGATTGTCGTCCCTTCATCGACGAAGGGCGGACAGGTGAAGGCGTTCGAGGAGCTGTTCGCTGCCTTCGCCTGA